Proteins from one Chryseobacterium arthrosphaerae genomic window:
- a CDS encoding Smr/MutS family protein: MKIGDKVSAVDEDLSGVVTSVKGNIVVFKDEYGFTHQYPKEKLVPKDADLYENIRIVKKAEPKKIISKKHQKNHLVLDLHFHNLVKNPDDYDSFERLFIQKEKLIEVIEFCRKNHLKRLEIVHGIGDGTLQRMVRDVLESQVNIDFYNKEILHHQSGAVMVEFH, encoded by the coding sequence ATGAAGATCGGCGATAAGGTTTCGGCAGTAGATGAAGATTTAAGCGGAGTAGTCACTTCCGTGAAGGGAAATATTGTGGTTTTTAAAGATGAGTACGGCTTTACCCATCAATATCCGAAAGAAAAACTGGTTCCGAAAGATGCTGATCTGTATGAAAATATCAGGATCGTAAAAAAAGCAGAGCCTAAAAAAATTATTTCTAAGAAACATCAGAAAAATCATTTGGTTTTAGACCTGCATTTTCATAATTTGGTAAAGAATCCTGATGACTATGACAGCTTCGAAAGATTGTTTATTCAGAAAGAAAAACTGATTGAAGTGATTGAGTTCTGCAGAAAGAATCACCTGAAGAGATTGGAGATTGTTCACGGTATTGGTGACGGAACTTTGCAGAGAATGGTGCGGGATGTGCTGGAAAGCCAGGTTAATATTGATTTTTATAATAAGGAAATACTTCACCATCAATCAGGTGCGGT